GTCTTTTCCACTGAAGGCAGTATTGCTTCAGTAAAAGAGATCGTTCATCTGTGTGATAAATACCAAGCTCTGCCGGTGATTGATGATTCCCATGGTATTGGCGTGCTGGGTAAATATGGGAAGGGTATTCTCGAAGAACAAGGAATCTCAGATTATCAGGGGATCTATACTGCTTCTTTAGGTAAAGCCCTGGCAAATTCAGGAGGAATGATCAGCGGGAGCAAAAAGCTGATGGACTATCTTAAATATTACTGCTCTCATTTAGTCTACTCGACAGCTCTTCCGCCGGCAGCTTTGGCGGGCACCGGGGCGGTCTTGGAGATTATCAACTCGGAATTCCCTGGAATCAAGAAAACCATGGATTCCTATCAGCGGCAGATCTACCAAGCTCTTTTGGCAGCAGGTTTTAAGGCTGCAGACAGTGCAACCCCCATCAATTCCATTCAGACGGGCAGTAAGGAAAATACCTTTGCTCTGGCCAAAGCCTTTTTTGACCAGGGGATTCTTATCACGCCCTTTATTGAACCCTCCGTCCCCTTCAATGAAGGTAGAGTCAGGCTGATAGCTGGGGCCAATCTTTCTCAGGACTCTATCAAAAAAGTTCTGGATACTATTAAAAGGCTGGGACCTCTATGAAGTATTTTTTTATTCTCAATCCAGGTTCCGGGGGAGGGAAAAGCAGGAGAAGGTTCGAGGAAATCTTTGCTTTCCTGCAGCAGCATCGGCTGCAGTATGACTAT
This Desulfosporosinus orientis DSM 765 DNA region includes the following protein-coding sequences:
- a CDS encoding aminotransferase class I/II-fold pyridoxal phosphate-dependent enzyme; translation: MSLEDFFKRLNLDESLAERTGFNPYYLRMTSGLEGEVSVNGRELIDLASNNYLGLADDSRVKRAAMNAIRDYGTSLCGTPIATGCLDMYQELAEKLSAFVGLEQTSIFPSCYQANNGLFACLAGPEDLILVDRLAHSSLLQGIKSSGCKIRPFLHNDLDHLERCLQRGIEYRQVFVVTESVFSTEGSIASVKEIVHLCDKYQALPVIDDSHGIGVLGKYGKGILEEQGISDYQGIYTASLGKALANSGGMISGSKKLMDYLKYYCSHLVYSTALPPAALAGTGAVLEIINSEFPGIKKTMDSYQRQIYQALLAAGFKAADSATPINSIQTGSKENTFALAKAFFDQGILITPFIEPSVPFNEGRVRLIAGANLSQDSIKKVLDTIKRLGPL